A genomic segment from Brevundimonas mediterranea encodes:
- a CDS encoding sensor histidine kinase has translation MSRPPSIFQRLTLGFALMSLIGGCVLLLFVGLEYGLSSRARRDEIRFVGIANEVADHVVTPLLVLIVPMGLATLWVIRSSLRPLALAGERIEAAQAADKGFRVEAHDFPAEATGFADAVNGLLARLDEAATRQEAFAADVAHELRTPLAVLALELDRLDSPDGQRLKRDVSALSRLVDQLLILAQLDAQAAAPAAAAAVDLSEIATEVVSQYAALAIDEDKALALEINDAAVVEGRREAVAAALRNLVENGLRVTPPGGVVTVTAGPGARLAVIDGGSGLAPERLAALSQRYRRGDHASPSGAGLGLAIVARIMAAHGGRIATRPNQAELILAFPSADRNRP, from the coding sequence TTGAGCCGGCCGCCGTCCATTTTTCAGCGATTGACGCTCGGCTTCGCCCTGATGAGCCTGATCGGGGGCTGCGTCCTGTTGCTGTTCGTCGGGTTGGAATACGGCCTGTCTTCCCGCGCCCGGCGCGACGAAATCCGGTTCGTCGGCATTGCAAACGAGGTGGCTGATCACGTCGTGACGCCCCTGCTGGTGCTGATCGTCCCCATGGGCCTGGCGACCCTGTGGGTGATCCGTTCGTCTCTGCGTCCCCTCGCCTTGGCGGGAGAACGCATCGAGGCCGCCCAGGCGGCGGACAAGGGGTTTCGGGTCGAGGCTCACGACTTTCCGGCCGAAGCCACCGGGTTCGCGGACGCGGTCAACGGCCTGCTGGCGCGGCTCGACGAGGCGGCGACGCGCCAGGAGGCCTTCGCCGCCGACGTCGCCCATGAACTGAGGACGCCGCTGGCGGTTCTGGCCCTGGAACTCGACAGACTGGATTCCCCGGACGGGCAGAGACTGAAGCGGGATGTTTCGGCCCTGTCTCGCCTGGTCGATCAGCTGCTGATCCTGGCGCAACTGGATGCCCAGGCGGCCGCGCCGGCGGCGGCGGCGGCGGTCGATCTGAGCGAGATCGCGACGGAAGTCGTCTCGCAATACGCCGCGCTAGCCATCGACGAAGACAAGGCCCTGGCCTTGGAGATCAATGACGCCGCAGTCGTCGAGGGCCGTCGCGAGGCAGTCGCCGCCGCGCTGCGGAATCTGGTCGAGAACGGGTTGCGGGTCACCCCGCCCGGGGGCGTGGTCACGGTGACGGCGGGTCCCGGCGCACGGCTTGCGGTGATCGACGGCGGGTCCGGGCTCGCGCCGGAACGGCTCGCCGCGCTGAGCCAGAGATATCGCCGGGGCGATCACGCCAGCCCCAGCGGCGCGGGACTGGGACTGGCCATTGTCGCACGCATAATGGCGGCCCATGGTGGCCGTATCGCGACGCGGCCGAACCAGGCTGAGCTGATCCTCGCCTTTCCTTCTGCAGACAGGAACCGACCATGA
- a CDS encoding response regulator transcription factor, whose amino-acid sequence MRLLLVEDTARLGDLLREGLSRDGFVVDWRRDIAGATDAVASAAYDLILLDLGLPDGDGLDWVRALRRAADLTPILVLTARGGLEDRVTGLDAGADDYLVKPFDAAELSARCRAILRRPGRRMAPVLQVGGLRFDVAARQAAHGDVPIDLSRREGDLLETLMRRAGSVVTRGSLEESLYAFNEPVTPNAVEMAVSRLRRKLDDAGCTGVLHTVRGLGYLMRDAVA is encoded by the coding sequence ATGCGTCTCCTTCTCGTTGAAGACACAGCGCGGCTGGGCGACCTGCTGAGGGAAGGTCTGTCCCGCGACGGCTTCGTGGTGGACTGGCGCCGGGACATCGCAGGCGCGACGGACGCGGTCGCCAGCGCCGCCTATGATCTCATCCTGCTCGACCTGGGCCTGCCGGACGGCGACGGCCTGGACTGGGTGCGGGCGCTTCGGCGGGCCGCCGACCTGACGCCGATCCTGGTCCTGACCGCGCGCGGCGGGCTGGAGGATCGGGTCACCGGCCTGGACGCCGGGGCGGACGACTATCTGGTCAAGCCTTTCGACGCAGCGGAGCTGTCGGCGCGGTGCCGGGCGATCCTGCGTCGGCCGGGCCGTCGCATGGCGCCGGTTCTTCAAGTGGGCGGGCTGCGGTTCGATGTCGCCGCTCGCCAGGCGGCGCATGGCGACGTCCCCATCGACCTGTCGCGCCGCGAGGGCGATCTGCTGGAGACCCTGATGCGTCGGGCGGGTTCGGTCGTCACACGGGGCTCCCTGGAAGAGTCGCTGTATGCTTTCAACGAACCGGTCACGCCCAACGCCGTCGAGATGGCCGTCTCGCGGTTGCGGCGCAAGCTGGACGACGCCGGCTGCACCGGGGTGCTGCATACGGTCCGGGGCCTGGGCTATCTGATGCGGGACGCCGTCGCTTGA
- a CDS encoding alternative oxidase, whose translation MVNKILSPDRQGLAEERLAAPDVHHEPHGFSDRFALGFTKLLRFSADTFFAKRYGHRAIVLETVAAVPGMVGATIQHLTCLRRMKDDDGWIRTLMEEAENERMHLMTFIEVAKPTYFERLVIQIAQAVFYVGFFLLYLVSARTAHRVVGYFEEEAVISYTLYLKEIDEGRSPNVPAPEIAKHYWKMAPDATLRDVVLVVRADEAHHRDVNHGFASSLNGEVIDHGLAAPYPAHATEIRA comes from the coding sequence ATGGTCAACAAGATCCTATCCCCAGACCGCCAGGGCCTGGCGGAAGAACGGCTGGCGGCGCCGGACGTCCATCATGAACCGCACGGTTTCTCCGACAGGTTCGCCCTGGGCTTCACCAAGCTGCTGCGCTTCTCCGCCGACACCTTCTTCGCCAAACGCTACGGCCACCGCGCCATCGTGCTGGAGACGGTCGCGGCCGTGCCCGGCATGGTCGGGGCGACGATCCAGCACCTGACCTGCCTGCGCCGGATGAAGGACGACGACGGCTGGATCCGCACCCTGATGGAAGAAGCCGAAAACGAGCGCATGCACCTGATGACCTTCATCGAGGTGGCCAAGCCGACCTATTTCGAGCGGCTGGTGATCCAGATCGCCCAGGCCGTCTTCTATGTGGGCTTCTTCCTGCTCTATCTCGTGTCGGCCCGCACCGCCCACCGGGTCGTCGGCTATTTCGAGGAAGAGGCCGTAATCAGCTACACCCTCTATCTCAAGGAGATCGACGAGGGCCGCTCGCCCAACGTCCCGGCCCCTGAGATCGCCAAACACTATTGGAAGATGGCGCCTGACGCGACGCTGCGCGACGTCGTGCTTGTCGTCCGAGCCGATGAGGCCCACCATCGCGACGTCAACCACGGCTTCGCCAGCTCGCTGAACGGCGAAGTCATCGATCATGGCCTCGCCGCCCCCTACCCCGCCCACGCGACCGAGATCCGCGCCTGA
- a CDS encoding sensor histidine kinase — protein MSTTPLATSSDIALNLALSLISASVAPVLLLDGDLSVVAASQSFLETFDIGTDRVAGVKMADLGGGEWNTPSLWALLKATAYGQAAIPAYEMDLASPSGSRRLVLNAQRLVYGDGQGVRLLLSIQDVTEQRDRAQQKDDLIRDKAVLIEEMRHRIANSLQIIASILLQGVRKLSSDESRDYLRDAHQRIMSVAAVQRQLSGAELGDVDLRDYLTDLCRSIGDSMIRDHDRLTLSATIDDTLVSSGKAVSLGLIVTELLINAIKHAFPKQRPGRITLDYRSQGEGWTLTVRDDGVGLPPDPSIAKPGLGAGIIRALAQQLGAVIVITDAEPGVRVSIVCAPPPLHTS, from the coding sequence ATGTCGACGACCCCGCTCGCCACATCTTCGGACATCGCGCTGAACCTGGCGCTTTCGCTCATCTCCGCGTCGGTCGCGCCGGTGTTGTTGCTGGACGGCGACCTGTCCGTCGTGGCCGCCAGCCAGAGCTTCCTCGAAACCTTCGACATCGGAACCGACCGGGTCGCCGGCGTGAAGATGGCCGATCTGGGCGGCGGCGAGTGGAACACGCCCTCGCTCTGGGCCCTGCTCAAGGCCACAGCCTATGGGCAGGCCGCGATCCCGGCCTACGAGATGGATCTGGCGTCGCCTTCAGGATCCCGACGTCTGGTCCTGAACGCCCAGCGCCTGGTTTACGGAGACGGACAGGGCGTTCGATTGCTTCTGTCCATCCAGGACGTCACGGAACAACGCGACCGTGCGCAGCAGAAGGACGACCTGATCCGGGACAAGGCGGTCCTGATCGAGGAAATGCGCCACCGGATCGCCAACAGCCTGCAGATCATCGCCAGCATACTGCTTCAGGGGGTGCGCAAGCTCAGTTCCGACGAGAGCCGGGACTATCTGCGCGACGCCCATCAGCGGATCATGTCTGTCGCCGCCGTCCAGCGTCAGCTCTCGGGCGCCGAACTGGGCGACGTCGATCTGCGGGATTATCTGACCGACCTGTGCCGCAGCATCGGCGACTCGATGATCCGCGACCATGACCGGCTGACGCTGTCGGCCACGATCGACGACACCCTCGTTTCATCCGGCAAGGCCGTCAGCCTGGGGCTGATCGTCACCGAACTCCTGATCAATGCGATCAAACACGCCTTCCCCAAGCAGCGGCCAGGGCGGATCACCCTGGATTATCGCTCGCAGGGCGAGGGCTGGACCCTGACGGTCCGCGACGACGGCGTCGGCCTGCCGCCGGACCCTTCGATCGCCAAGCCCGGCCTGGGCGCCGGCATCATCCGGGCCCTGGCTCAACAACTCGGCGCGGTCATCGTCATCACGGACGCCGAACCCGGCGTGCGGGTGTCGATCGTCTGCGCGCCTCCCCCCCTTCACACGTCCTGA
- a CDS encoding metallophosphoesterase, with product MSFVTPSRRRLLHLAGAAALTSSLAPSLSAATRSPVVGRVLAIADMHSAYERTARLLAAFEAEVRSQPVPHVIAIDGDIFEHGNVVSVRSGGAVDWAFLAEAVRIAPTVVNLGNHDNDLTPDLAEVVGRLRGLGVIVVSNIVDARTGAGYAPPTATAPFGSRTLRIVGLATNALNTYPKASRDQLSIPAPAEWANARLADLTRGADPVLVLSHAGVVADRSILPLLPDGSLMIGGHDHLLFQHRQGRSAYAHTGSWTNAYTAADFHADGSVSVASHPIAADAPSSSRLQALIDATLAETLTDEDRAVLGQGVEALSLGDTGRRIAAGFAQAADADAGFIGHTTLGTGAPAGPITRYMFDSIVRFDGRLMTAEVSRGQLAGFMARANQDRPIPLEQRTGDFLYGAVAAGSQGATARIVTTDWCATNQAEYFGTTSLAFTQVADLKVKPVALSALIETPSIPG from the coding sequence ATGTCCTTCGTCACGCCCTCCCGTCGCCGGCTGCTTCACCTCGCTGGAGCGGCGGCCCTGACGTCCAGCCTGGCGCCCAGTCTGTCGGCCGCGACACGAAGCCCCGTCGTCGGTCGGGTGCTGGCCATAGCGGACATGCACTCCGCCTATGAACGGACCGCCCGACTTCTGGCCGCGTTCGAGGCCGAGGTCCGGTCCCAGCCGGTTCCGCATGTGATCGCCATCGACGGCGACATCTTCGAACACGGCAACGTCGTGTCCGTGCGGTCGGGCGGCGCCGTCGACTGGGCCTTTCTGGCCGAGGCGGTCCGGATCGCGCCGACCGTGGTCAATCTGGGCAATCATGACAACGACCTGACGCCGGACCTGGCCGAGGTCGTCGGCCGGTTGCGCGGCCTGGGCGTGATCGTGGTCAGCAACATCGTCGATGCGCGGACCGGCGCCGGCTATGCCCCCCCGACGGCGACGGCGCCGTTCGGGAGCCGCACGCTGCGGATCGTCGGCCTGGCGACCAATGCGCTGAACACCTATCCCAAGGCGTCGCGCGACCAGTTGTCCATTCCAGCGCCTGCCGAATGGGCGAACGCCCGTCTGGCCGATCTGACGCGCGGCGCCGATCCGGTGCTGGTGCTGAGCCACGCCGGAGTCGTCGCCGACCGCAGCATCCTGCCCCTGCTGCCGGACGGATCCCTGATGATCGGCGGGCACGACCATCTGCTGTTCCAGCATCGCCAGGGACGCAGCGCCTACGCCCACACCGGCTCCTGGACCAACGCCTATACGGCGGCGGACTTCCATGCGGACGGATCGGTCAGCGTCGCGTCCCATCCCATCGCCGCCGACGCCCCGTCGTCGTCCCGGCTGCAGGCCCTGATCGACGCGACCCTGGCGGAGACCCTGACGGACGAGGACCGGGCCGTTCTGGGACAAGGGGTCGAGGCCCTGTCGCTGGGCGACACCGGCCGCCGCATCGCCGCCGGTTTCGCCCAGGCGGCCGACGCCGACGCCGGCTTCATCGGCCACACCACCCTGGGCACGGGCGCGCCGGCGGGGCCGATCACCCGATACATGTTCGATTCCATCGTCCGGTTCGACGGCCGGCTGATGACGGCCGAGGTGTCGCGCGGCCAGTTGGCCGGCTTCATGGCCCGCGCCAACCAGGACCGCCCCATCCCGCTGGAGCAGCGCACCGGCGACTTCCTGTACGGGGCGGTCGCCGCCGGTTCACAGGGGGCCACGGCGCGTATCGTCACGACCGACTGGTGCGCGACCAATCAGGCGGAATATTTCGGGACGACGTCGCTGGCGTTCACGCAGGTGGCGGACCTGAAGGTCAAGCCGGTCGCCCTGTCCGCCCTCATCGAAACCCCGTCGATTCCAGGCTAG
- a CDS encoding TonB-dependent receptor, protein MLRQALLAATVSGLALLTAGGAFAQTADAAAEATGVDDIIVTAQRRSENIRDVPFAVTALTPQTLQDISAGGADILSLSGRVPSLQVESSNGRYAPRFYIRGLGNVDFDFTASQPVSVVLDDVVLESVYLKGFPLFDVQQLEVLRGPQGTLFGRNTPAGVIKIDTVKPSDEFTGFGSLTYGNLGSTRTEAAVTLPASETLQVRGAFLWNHRDDWVNNAYNPSFADANGDDLGGFDDVAARVHVAWQPTDRLSTLLTLQARDYDGTGTMNRANALTKGSNELNGNFDRDTVYYDGGRNNFQKQKTTSESLQVAYDFGPATLTGIVGAYQGSSQGDGDIDGGVASAAATASYKTPFNSETGTLSSDLRQNTYELRLSSNGDGRLGWQVGAFYWDERINLVSGTFNGVGGLQPTKVTDITQKSDSWSVFGQAHYQVTEALKVTGGLRYTDDSRDYQGRIVTGAGAGGTGAVSVGDEQVSWDVSALYDVNDSLNLFARVAKGYRGPSIQGRNLPVLTTAESETVMSYETGLKARLWEGRARFNATAYYYEVSDMQFTAIGGADNSNRLINADKGEGYGLELDGDIDLGAGFSLSAGAAWNHTEIKDSNLLVAICGSNCTVTDPIVTVGTTRRANVDGNPFPQAPEYTANLTLNYVLPLGDDTEFFASTDWAMQKDFNLFLYESVEFKVDTNFEGGLRAGWRDLNKGLEAAAYVRNITDEENVIGAIDFNNLTAFVNEPRTYGVQLTKRF, encoded by the coding sequence ATGCTTCGCCAAGCCCTCCTCGCCGCCACCGTCAGCGGCCTCGCCCTGCTGACCGCAGGCGGCGCCTTCGCCCAAACGGCTGACGCCGCCGCTGAAGCGACCGGCGTCGACGACATCATCGTCACCGCCCAGCGCCGCAGCGAGAACATCCGCGACGTGCCCTTCGCCGTCACGGCCCTGACGCCCCAGACCCTGCAGGACATTTCGGCCGGCGGCGCCGACATCCTGTCGCTGTCGGGTCGCGTGCCCAGCCTTCAGGTCGAAAGCTCGAACGGCCGTTACGCCCCGCGCTTCTATATCCGCGGCCTGGGCAACGTGGACTTCGACTTCACCGCCTCGCAGCCGGTCTCGGTGGTGCTGGACGATGTGGTGCTGGAAAGCGTCTATCTGAAGGGCTTCCCCCTGTTCGACGTGCAGCAGCTGGAAGTGCTGCGCGGCCCCCAGGGCACCCTGTTCGGTCGCAACACCCCGGCGGGCGTGATCAAGATCGACACCGTCAAGCCGTCGGACGAGTTCACCGGCTTCGGTTCGCTGACCTACGGCAACCTGGGTTCGACCCGCACCGAGGCGGCCGTCACCCTGCCGGCCTCCGAGACCCTGCAGGTGCGCGGCGCCTTCCTGTGGAACCACCGCGACGACTGGGTCAACAACGCCTACAACCCGTCCTTCGCCGATGCGAACGGTGACGACCTGGGCGGGTTCGACGACGTCGCCGCCCGCGTCCACGTCGCCTGGCAGCCCACCGACCGCCTGTCGACCCTGCTGACCCTGCAGGCCCGCGATTATGACGGCACGGGCACGATGAACCGCGCCAACGCCCTGACCAAGGGCTCGAACGAACTGAACGGCAACTTCGACCGCGACACCGTCTATTACGACGGCGGCCGCAACAACTTCCAGAAGCAGAAGACCACTTCCGAGTCGCTGCAGGTCGCCTATGACTTCGGTCCCGCCACCCTGACCGGCATCGTCGGCGCCTATCAGGGTTCGTCCCAGGGCGACGGCGACATCGACGGCGGCGTGGCCAGCGCCGCGGCGACGGCCTCCTACAAGACGCCGTTCAATTCCGAGACCGGCACCCTGTCCAGCGACCTGCGCCAGAACACCTATGAACTGCGCCTCTCCTCGAACGGCGACGGCCGCCTCGGCTGGCAGGTCGGCGCCTTCTACTGGGATGAGCGCATCAACCTGGTCTCGGGCACCTTCAACGGCGTCGGCGGTCTTCAACCGACCAAGGTCACCGACATCACCCAGAAGTCCGACTCCTGGTCGGTGTTCGGTCAGGCGCACTATCAGGTGACCGAGGCCCTGAAGGTGACGGGCGGCCTGCGCTACACCGACGACAGCCGCGATTATCAGGGCCGGATCGTCACCGGCGCGGGCGCGGGCGGCACCGGCGCCGTTTCGGTCGGCGACGAGCAGGTCAGCTGGGACGTCAGCGCCCTGTACGACGTCAATGACAGCCTCAACCTGTTCGCCCGCGTGGCCAAGGGTTATCGCGGCCCGTCGATCCAGGGCCGCAACCTGCCGGTCCTGACCACGGCCGAGTCCGAGACGGTCATGTCCTATGAGACGGGCCTGAAGGCCCGCCTGTGGGAAGGTCGCGCCCGCTTCAACGCCACGGCCTACTATTACGAAGTCAGCGACATGCAGTTCACCGCCATCGGCGGCGCGGACAACTCCAACCGCCTGATCAACGCCGACAAGGGTGAAGGCTACGGTCTGGAGCTGGACGGCGACATCGATCTGGGCGCGGGCTTCAGCCTGTCGGCCGGCGCCGCCTGGAACCACACCGAGATCAAGGACAGCAACCTGCTGGTCGCCATCTGCGGCTCGAACTGCACCGTCACCGACCCCATCGTCACCGTGGGCACGACCCGTCGCGCCAATGTCGACGGCAACCCCTTCCCGCAGGCGCCGGAATACACCGCCAACCTGACGCTGAACTATGTCCTGCCTCTGGGCGACGACACCGAGTTCTTCGCCTCGACCGACTGGGCCATGCAGAAGGACTTCAACCTGTTCCTGTATGAATCGGTCGAGTTCAAGGTGGACACCAACTTCGAAGGCGGCCTGCGCGCCGGCTGGCGTGATCTGAACAAGGGGCTGGAAGCGGCCGCCTATGTTCGCAACATCACCGACGAAGAGAATGTCATCGGCGCCATCGACTTCAACAACCTGACCGCCTTCGTCAACGAACCCCGCACCTACGGCGTTCAACTGACCAAGCGCTTCTAA
- a CDS encoding DUF2231 domain-containing protein, translating into MAFPIALFSSALISDIAYLKTAQMQWSNFSAWLIVGALVFGGLAGLWALIDLALSWRTPARRAAVIHLAALALAWVLGLINAFKHSQDAWSSVGAFGLTLSILSTVLILIAGWLAYSNSTVREIA; encoded by the coding sequence ATGGCCTTTCCCATCGCCCTGTTCAGTTCCGCCCTGATCAGCGACATCGCCTATCTGAAGACGGCCCAGATGCAGTGGTCGAACTTCTCGGCCTGGCTGATCGTCGGGGCCCTGGTGTTCGGCGGCCTGGCCGGCCTGTGGGCTCTCATCGACCTGGCCCTGTCCTGGCGCACCCCGGCGCGACGGGCCGCCGTGATCCATCTGGCCGCCCTGGCCCTGGCCTGGGTCTTGGGCCTGATCAACGCCTTCAAGCACAGCCAGGACGCCTGGAGCTCCGTCGGCGCCTTCGGCCTGACCCTGTCGATCCTGTCGACCGTCCTGATCCTGATCGCCGGCTGGCTGGCCTATTCCAACTCGACCGTGCGGGAGATCGCGTGA
- a CDS encoding PQQ-dependent sugar dehydrogenase, with translation MINKLLCTTAVVLALAGCSRSDPNLNQTGANPDLPGLNQTLVPPMKIATPIGWDGETPTVPDGFVVTPMATDLQIPRQILVLPNGDILIAEGSGGHAPKLRPKDIIAGVIKAKGKTSVKGGNRITLLRDANGDGQPEVRTTFIDNLDAPYGMAFVDGALYVAEQGALVRFDYQPGQTRITASRQEVTKLPSAINHHWTKSLTASADGQTLYVGIGSNSNIGERGLAVEQDRAVVWAIDRQTGAHRTFATGIRNPTALAIEPTTSALWAVVNERDELGPQLVPDYLTSVREGAFYGWPYSYWGQNIDPRVRPQNPDLVQSAIAPDYALGSHVAALGLSFATAGGFGGGFSQGAFIGEHGSWNRQDLSGYKVAWVPFSGGRPAGPPVDFVTGFIKDGEARGRPVGVTFDAQRRILLVADDLSNTVWRIAPRR, from the coding sequence ATGATCAACAAGCTCCTTTGCACGACCGCCGTCGTCCTGGCCCTGGCCGGGTGCAGCCGCAGCGACCCCAACCTGAACCAGACCGGCGCCAATCCCGACCTTCCCGGCCTGAACCAGACTCTGGTGCCGCCGATGAAGATCGCCACGCCGATCGGCTGGGACGGCGAAACGCCCACCGTGCCGGACGGCTTCGTCGTCACCCCGATGGCCACCGATCTGCAGATCCCGCGTCAGATCCTGGTGCTGCCCAACGGCGACATCCTGATCGCCGAGGGCTCGGGCGGCCACGCCCCCAAGCTGCGGCCCAAGGACATCATCGCCGGTGTCATCAAGGCCAAGGGCAAGACGTCCGTTAAGGGCGGCAACCGCATCACCCTGTTGCGCGACGCCAACGGCGACGGTCAGCCCGAGGTGCGCACCACCTTCATCGATAATCTGGACGCGCCCTACGGCATGGCCTTTGTGGACGGCGCCCTCTATGTCGCCGAACAGGGCGCCCTGGTGCGGTTCGACTATCAGCCGGGCCAGACGCGGATCACCGCGTCGCGCCAGGAAGTGACCAAGCTGCCGTCGGCGATCAACCACCACTGGACCAAGTCGCTGACCGCCAGCGCGGACGGCCAGACCCTGTATGTCGGCATCGGCTCGAACAGCAATATCGGCGAGCGCGGCCTGGCCGTGGAACAGGACCGCGCCGTCGTCTGGGCCATCGACCGCCAGACCGGCGCGCACCGCACCTTCGCCACCGGCATTCGCAATCCGACCGCCCTGGCCATCGAACCGACCACCAGCGCCCTGTGGGCCGTCGTCAACGAACGCGACGAACTGGGGCCGCAACTGGTGCCCGACTATCTGACCTCGGTCCGCGAAGGGGCCTTCTACGGATGGCCCTACAGCTACTGGGGCCAGAACATCGATCCGCGCGTCCGTCCGCAAAACCCGGATCTGGTCCAGAGCGCCATCGCCCCGGACTATGCGCTGGGCTCGCACGTCGCCGCCCTGGGGCTCAGCTTCGCGACGGCCGGCGGCTTCGGCGGCGGCTTCAGCCAGGGCGCCTTCATCGGCGAACACGGCAGTTGGAACCGTCAGGACCTGTCGGGCTACAAGGTCGCCTGGGTGCCCTTCTCAGGCGGTCGTCCCGCCGGTCCGCCGGTCGATTTCGTCACCGGCTTCATCAAGGACGGCGAGGCGCGCGGTCGCCCGGTCGGCGTGACCTTCGACGCCCAGCGGCGCATCCTGCTGGTCGCGGACGACCTGTCCAACACAGTCTGGCGGATCGCGCCGCGTCGCTGA